Part of the Zea mays cultivar B73 chromosome 4, Zm-B73-REFERENCE-NAM-5.0, whole genome shotgun sequence genome is shown below.
TCGCGGACTCAAGATATTTTGTGAGACAAAAAGGTAAACCAACTAAAAATGTACAACTAGGGTCTAGTGCTGGTAAGggactctaaattttacactacaaAATTTAAGGATCGAATAATATTAAAATCGAACTATATTTCTATATATTTTTAAAGTAATAATAATTAAAGGCAATCATGAAGAACATTTGAATCGTTCTGGGTTACCATCTCTAAAGTACAACTTGTATCATGAGAGAGTTATTATAAAGCTAAACTTTTAGTTAGCTAAAGGTGTCACTTCTTAGAACCGGCAGCTCGCTGTATTAGATAAGCTTCAGTAGACTTCCTAATCCACCTCTTATCTCATCTTCTATTTCTAACCCCACTCTGTAAACAGTGCAGTCAATAACATAATGTTTTGCACGGCCATACACACGATCCACCGAGCATGACTTTACTATCCATGCTCTTAAGCTATAGCCATCAAATCATGCATATGTCTATGTAAAACATGTTTTTACACTGTAGACTGTACCGTTTACAGAGTGAAGTTTGATATAAGAGATGATGATGTGTAaactgctggagatagcctagaAGCTTATTATGATAGTATTATCTATAATCAGAGTCCCAAAGGGAAAAAAAATTACGGGCTTATTTGAGAGCAACGAGATTAGATTATAAGAGATTGTAGGCTAAAATCACTTAATTACTATTTAAAATTTAATAAATTTAATAGTAAAGGTTTGTTTGGTTTGTAAGGGGTTAAGGAAACTAAATTTCTTCCGAGTTAAAATTGAATAGAAAGTGATTTAACTTCTCTCAATCACCATTAATTTCTATGTAACTGAACATGGCCTAAGGGATCTTAGCCTCTCAATCTTCTTGCTTCTAAACAAGCCCGAGACGCGGCAAATCAGATGCACCAATTGTGTTGTGTTTCCACGCAGGCATGTACGAGCATGCAAGCACGCATATTGCGTGACGATCCGACACCATTCATGGAGATAGCTGCAACCAGCTGGGCACTAACTGACTTGCGTTTGCTTGTAGTTGTATCTATCTTGCTGATCCATGTATAAATTGCTCAAGGACAGAGCTTATTTCATATATATGTGCTCAACTGTTCATCGATATAATCGTCGGCGAGATGATTGCCATGTCGTCGACGCCGATTCTGCTCACCATACTCTTGGCATACCTCGCGTTCTCTGCAAACTGTAATGGTAGAAACGCCTATATTTATATCCAGAATCCTGCTACTTAGCTCTGATTAATGATAGGAAACCCTTCCGTTGCAGGCGAACGTGGTAATGACGAGGACACACCAGCTGCAGGTGGTCACCGGCGGTGGCAGCCAAACGGCGACAAGACGATTTCCGgaggcagcagcgacgacgaggcGGCGACGTGCGTGAGCAGTGAATGCGAGGGCAGCACCTGTTACTGCTGCCCAACGATGCCCACTAGCCCTTGCTTCTTGGATCTGGATGCTTGCTTGAGAGTCTGCcatggtcgtcgtcgtcgtcgtcggccaGCCGCACCGCTGCCGGAGGTAACGTCGTCGTCTGGGCGCGGGTCCGGACCAAGCAGATTCCCCTGATCGAGAGTAGCTAGCTAGCTGGGGCGGCCTCGCCGTCGACGACCCCTAGCTAGCTCCATCGGCGATCGATGTCCTAGCTTGTGACAATTGACAAGACGAGAGAACATGGATGTTTTCGCCACCACCACGGCTCTTCCTCGAACAAGTATCACTCCAAACTGAAGTTTCTACACGTATATATAGTTCCAAAAACAAAGTAAATTGCATACATATAATATAGGCTTCATGCTAGTGCGACTATGGTGCCTACGAAAAATTATGCAACAGATTAATGTGTTTATATAATGGATGTACACATGTACACTGGTAAAAGGAAGAAGAGATCATGCTTGTCTCTTACACGTACATACTATCGATTCAAGTTATTCATTTGAATTAGAAACAGTTTTTTTTCATAGTAAATGAACTAGAATCGGATACAAACTTAATTGCAATTTAAACCTGATAAAATTAACATTTTTTCCAGAAGTTCTAGACGGTAACTGTACTGTGACTGTTCTACAGGATGAAACTCCAGTACCCTCAATTGCTGCGGCAGTTAATCGACATAGTCAGGAGGTTTGTAGTTTACCAGCGGACCCTCAGCCAAGCGACACTAACAACTCGCAGTTGCACAACTTCATCGCAAATATAACCATGCCACCAGAACCCCCTCTGATTCAAACCCTTCCACACAACAATTTACCCAACACAGCAAATGCAATTTGGGTTTCGCCCCAACAGCATATAAATAGGCCTGGCCAAGCTTCCACCTCCGGCAAGAGATATAGTGTTAGATTGGCTGCAAAGAAAAAATTAATGTTGGGGCGTTCTAGAGATTCAATATCCAAAGCTCAGGATATTCTGGTAGCTAAACTATACAACTCAACAACAAAAAATAATCTAGGCTCTTTGGCTTCTTGCTCATCTAATGAAGTCAATCATTTTGAACAGATTGCAAGGCTTTTTGCAAGACCTCTTACCAAGATTCAGATGGAGGAGATCATGGAGCTGGCCAATCATGGAAAAGGAAAGAAAATCAACAACAAGAAAGGGCGCAAGGTGGCTCCCTTCTTAGCACCGGTCGCCCCTTTGGCCTTGGAAGGCTGAGTGCGGTAGTCTTGTCTGTAATGGTGGAGATGGTTTTGCTGATGTTACAGCAGATGGTTCTTTTGGTGGTCCTTTTGGCGGTGTTGTCGGCAGTAGAGTTGGGTTTAGAGTCTGGCTGCTGGCTCTTGCTTCTAGGGCATCCAGGGCTGTTATGTCTTCCTTTGTACTGCGTCTTACTTCAAGTGCACTCCCTTATGTTGTCGTGGTTGAGGGCTGTGCCGTTGCACCCTGTGTATGGCCTCTTGGCTGTTATGATTTCCTCAAGTAGAGGTGGCCGGTTGTATTAATGTGTTCCATTTGCACTGTTTTCTCCTGGAATGTTAGGGGCTTAAATAATCCTGCTAAACGGGAAAGTGTGAGACAAACTATTAGCTCTACTGGTGCAACTATTGTTTGTCTCCAAGAAACAAAAATCATGAACTGGACCAATGAACTCCTCAAAGAAACTGTTGGTTCCAAGCTAGCGAACCAAACGTTGCATTTGCCGTCCCAGGGCGCCTCAGGCGGAATCATCATCGCCTCTGATGCAGATTTTTTTGATATGTCTCTTTTGCATTGCTCATCACCTTATTCGATTTTGGTTAGATTCACCTCGAAATTGGAGGACGAG
Proteins encoded:
- the LOC103654809 gene encoding uncharacterized protein isoform X1, whose protein sequence is MIAMSSTPILLTILLAYLAFSANCNGNPSVAGERGNDEDTPAAGGHRRWQPNGDKTISGGSSDDEAATCVSSECEGSTCYCCPTMPTSPCFLDLDACLRVCHGRRRRRRPAAPLPEIARLFARPLTKIQMEEIMELANHGKGKKINNKKGRKVAPFLAPVAPLALEG
- the LOC103654809 gene encoding uncharacterized protein isoform X2, producing the protein MIAMSSTPILLTILLAYLAFSANCNGERGNDEDTPAAGGHRRWQPNGDKTISGGSSDDEAATCVSSECEGSTCYCCPTMPTSPCFLDLDACLRVCHGRRRRRRPAAPLPEIARLFARPLTKIQMEEIMELANHGKGKKINNKKGRKVAPFLAPVAPLALEG
- the LOC103654809 gene encoding uncharacterized protein isoform X3, coding for MIAMSSTPILLTILLAYLAFSANCERGNDEDTPAAGGHRRWQPNGDKTISGGSSDDEAATCVSSECEGSTCYCCPTMPTSPCFLDLDACLRVCHGRRRRRRPAAPLPEIARLFARPLTKIQMEEIMELANHGKGKKINNKKGRKVAPFLAPVAPLALEG